Proteins encoded in a region of the Amia ocellicauda isolate fAmiCal2 chromosome 19, fAmiCal2.hap1, whole genome shotgun sequence genome:
- the itpa gene encoding inosine triphosphate pyrophosphatase: MAAPAARSVVFVTGNAKKLEEVIQILGDKFPYKLVSKKIDLPEYQGEPDEISIQKCQEAAKQVDGPVIVEDTCLCFRALGGLPGPYIKWFLDKLKPEGLHRLLAGFEDKSAWALCTFAYCAGREEPVLLFRGRTEGCIVEPRGPRDFGWDPCFQPEGFEQTYAELPKEVKNSISHRYRALAAMSEHFSQLSSPGDS; the protein is encoded by the exons ATGGCGGCGCCGGCAGCGAGAAGTGTGGTGTTCGTGACTGGCAACGCCAAGAAACTGgaggag gtcatTCAGATCCTGGGAGACAAGTTTCCCTACAAACTGGTGTCCAAGAAGATCGACT tgccgGAGTACCAGGGCGAGCCGGACGAGATCTCCATACAGAAGTGCCAGGAGGCAGCCAAGCAG GTCGACGGCCCGGTGATCGTGGAGGACACCTGCCTGTGTTTCAGAGCCCTGGGGGGGCTGCCGGGGCCATACAT AAAGTGGTTTCTGGACAAGCTGAAGCCTGAAG gtcTGCACCGGCTGCTGGCCGGTTTCGAGGACAAGTCCGCCTGGGCGCTCTGTACCTTCGCCTACTGCGCCGGCCGGGAGGAGCCAGTGCTGCTGTTCAGAGGGAGGACTGAG GGCTGCATCGTGGAGCCCAGGGGACCCCGGGACTTTGGGTGGGACCCCTGTTTCCAGCCAGAGGGGTTCGAACAAAC ctaCGCCGAGCTGCCGAAGGAGGTGAAGAACTCTATCTCTCACCGCTACCGCGCTCTGGCCGCCATGTCTGAGCACTTCTCCCAGCTGAGCAGCCCCGGGGACAGTTAG
- the vamp4 gene encoding vesicle-associated membrane protein 4 codes for MPPKFKRHLNDDDVTGSIRSERRNLLEEDSDEEEDFFLRGPTGPKFGPKNDKIRQVQTQVDEVIDVMQENITKVMERGERLDELQDKSESLSDNASAFSSRAKQLHRRMWWRDCKMKVIIALVVVIILLIIIVPVILQYH; via the exons ATGCCACCCAAATTCAAACGGCACCTGAACGACGATGACGTCACCGGGTCCATACGCAGCGAGAGG aGGAACCTGCTGGAGGAAGACTCTGATGAAGAGGAGGACTTCTTCCT GAGGGGCCCCACTGGACCCAAATTCGGACCCAAGAATGACAAGATCAGACA ggtGCAGACCCAGGTGGACGAGGTGATTGACGTGATGCAGGAGAACATCACCAAAGTGATGGAGAGAGGAGAGCGCCTCGACGAGCTGCAGGACAAGTCGg AGAGCCTATCAGACAACGCCTCAGCGTTCAGCAGCCGAGCAAAGCAGCTGCACCGACGGATGTGGTGGAGAGACTGCAAG ATGAAGGTGATAATTGCGCTGGTGGTCGTCATCATACTGCTGATCATCATCG TTCCAGTCATCCTGCAGTACCACTAG
- the myoc gene encoding myocilin — translation MWGPVAICLSCLLWGGALAQGGATLRRANDRNARCHYTFTVPSPAEDTCPPAGPDPQIEGLTARLGLLEALVGRLVGGAAEEGGGLQAAYSQALKEKTELQRDKEQLDRQAQELQRSVDTLRRENERLRARQCGPASSNLQDSHQRPPSDPAWQFGYQELKAEVTEMPASRFVQQGVPPSPDSFAGSKGCGELVWVGEPRTHRKADSIAGKYGVWMQDPEPAAPYSAEMVWRVDTVGSEVRQLFGYEDETQLARGFPTKVLLLPEPMESTGAVLYRGSLYYQRRRSRTLLRYSLATESVAARRELPHAGFHGQYPYSWGGYTDIDLAVDETGLWAIYSTSKARGAIVLSLLDPDTLEVKRSWETNIRKQSVANAFVICGTLYTVASYSAPDTAVTHSFSTASGTAKELAVPFRNRYRYNSMVDYNPRTRKLYAWDNFHMVSYNLRLEGD, via the exons ATGTGGGGGCCGGTGGCCATCTGTCTGTCCTGCCTGCTGTGGGGGGGGGCGCTGGCGCAGGGCGGGGCCACGCTGAGGAGGGCCAATGACCGCAACGCCCGCTGCCACTACACCTTCACCGTGCCCAGCCCTGCTGAGGACACCTGCCCGCCTGCTGGGCCAGACCCCCAGATCGAGGGGCTGACCGCCCGACTCGGCCTGCTGGAGGCGCTGGTGGGCCGCCTGGTGGGGGGCGCTGCGGAGGAGGGCGGGGGGCTGCAGGCGGCGTACAGCCAGGCCCTGAAGGAgaagacagagctgcagagagaCAAGGAGCAGCTGGACAGACAGGCACAGGAGCTGCAGAGGTCAGTGGACACCCTGCGCCGGGAGAATGAGAGGCTGCGGGCGAGGCAGTGTGGACCCGCGTCCTCCAACCTGCAGGACAGCCACCAGAGACCCCCCAGTG ATCCTGCCTGGCAGTTTGGGTACCAGGAGCTGAAGGCGGAGGTGACGGAGATGCCGGCGTCCCGGTTCGTCCAGCAGGGGGTGCCGCCCAGTCCTGACTCATTCGCCGGCAGCAAAG gctgCGGTGAGCTGGTGTGGGTGGGCGAGCCGCGGACGCACCGCAAGGCCGACAGCATCGCAGGCAAGTACGGCGTGTGGATGCAGGACCCTGAGCCGGCGGCGCCCTACAGCGCTGAGATGGTGTGGCGCGTGGACACGGTGGGCAGCGAGGTGCGCCAGCTGTTCGGCTACGAGGACGAGACCCAGCTGGCCCGCGGCTTCCCCACCAAAGTGCTGCTGCTGCCCGAGCCCATGGAGAGCACCGGGGCGGTGCTGTACCGCGGCTCGCTCTACTACCAGCGCCGCCGCAGCCGCACCCTGCTGCGCTACAGCCTGGCCACCGAGAGCGTGGCGGCGCGCCGGGAGCTGCCCCACGCCGGCTTCCACGGCCAGTACCCCTACTCCTGGGGCGGCTACACCGACATTGACCTGGCGGTGGATGAGACCGGGCTCTGGGCCATCTACAGCACTAGCAAGGCCCGCGGCGCCATCGTGCTCTCGCTGCTCGACCCCGACACCCTGGAG GTGAAGAGGAGCTGGGAGACCAACATCCGTAAGCAGTCTGTGGCCAACGCCTTCGTGATCTGCGGCACGCTCTACACGGTGGCCAGCTACAGCGCCCCGGACACGGCGGTCACACACAGCTTCAGCACCGCCTCGGGGACGGCCAAGGAGCTGGCCGTGCCCTTCCGCAACCGCTACCGGTACAACAGCATGGTGGACTACAACCCCCGCACCAGGAAGCTGTACGCCTGGGACAACTTCCACATGGTCAGCTACAACCTGCGCCTGGAGGGGGACTGA